The Bacillus sp. FJAT-27916 genomic interval CATACTTTTCTGATGCCGCCATAACGATATGGCCGGCTGTGACGAGAGTTTCCTTGTTTGCAAGGGCAATCGTCTTGCCGGCTTCCATTGCTTTCATCGTAGGAATTAATCCAATGCTGCCCATGACAGCATTTACGACCACATCGCCTTTATGGTACACAGCTGTCTCAATCAGCCCTTCATCTCCATGCATGATGATCACATTCTGAAACTCACTCTTTAAACGGTCAGCATCCTCTTTGTTGAGAACGGAAACCAATTCAGGTTTGAACTCTCTTACAATTGCCCGAATACCATCAATATTCCGCCCTCCTGATACAGCCGTTAGTTTAAATTCTTCAGGGTGATTTCGAATGATATCGATTGTCTGCATGCCAATCGAACCTGTTGCGCCTAGCAAATTGATGTTCTTCAAAACTAATCCTCTCCCAGCATGTCTCCTATAATATCGTTAAAAGATGAAGAAGTGCAGGATTGGCAGGACAAACAGCAAGCTGTCAAACCTGTCCAATATTCCGCCATGACCCGGCAATATATTGCCGGCATCCTTCACACCATAATGTCTTTTATAAGCAGATTGCACAAGGTCGCCTAATTGGCCGAAAACGGCAATCAAGAGCGCGACAATAATCATCTTACCTATATTGTAATCCAATACATTGAAGAAATAGAACAAAATCGATGCAATTATCGCACATGTAATTCCGCCAAAGAACCCTTCAACCGTTTTGTTCGGGCTAATCTCAGGCCAAAGCTTCCTTTTTCCAAGTGAACGGCCGACGAAATAAGCACCTGAATCCGTTACCCAGATTGTGACGAGTACAAATAAGATTGTCGCAAGTCCTGCTTCTCCTGCTCTCGTATGGTAGAAATAATAAAAGGAAATTCCTATGTATAGTACTGACAGCAGTAAAAATGCCGCATCATCATATGTGAAAGCATTTTTGGAGATAACCGTGACAATTAGCAGCAAGAATGCGCCAATAATGAATAAATCCATTTTGTCATATTGAATCATCGAAAAGAACGAATCAAACTCATCCGGAATGAGCAATACCCATAGCATCAGGAATGACAACAGGGTAGATATCGTCATCAACGGGAGCTTCTTCATCTTAATCAGTTCATAAAGCGCAATGGTAGCCATCGCGTAAATTAAGAACAGAAAAGGCAGATTTCCATAGATTAAGATTGGCAAAAACAAGGCCATTGCAATGACTGCCGTAATAATTCTTTGTTTCATGTCTTATATCCTCACCTTCAACATTAGACTCCGCCAAACCTTCTTGAACGTCCTTGAAATACTTCCAAAGCATCAATGAAATGATCAGCATCAAAATCCGGCCATAGTACGTCCGTGAAATAAAATTCTGTATATGCGAGCTGCCAGAGCATGAAATTGCTCAACCGAATCTCTCCGCTTGTACGGATTAAAAGATCAGGATCCTTCATGCCGCTCGTCATTAAGTAGCTTGAAAAACGGTCCTCAGATAGATCTTCAGCTGTAAGCTTCCCATCTTCTATATCCTTGGCAGCCTGCTTAATTCCTTCAAGAATTTCAGCACGGCTTCCGTAGTTCAGGGCAAAATTCAGCACAAGCCCATCATTATCCTTCGTCTTTTCAAGCGCTGTCGAAACCGCCTTAACCGTATGCAAAGGCAGCCGTTTTTGGTCGCCCATTATTTGGACCCTTACATTCTCCTCAATCAGCTCTGGCAGAAAGGTCCCGAGAAACTCTTCAGGCAGCCGAAGTAAATAATCGACTTCATCCTTTGGTCGTTTCCAGTTCTCTGTGGAAAAAGCATATACGGTCAATACTTTTACACCCAGCTCATTAGCTAGCTTGGTTGTCCTTCTAACCGTCTTCATTCCTTCATGGTGGCCGGCAATTCGTGGTAATGCACGTTTTTTAGCCCATCTTCCATTCCCGTCCATGATGATGGCAATATGCTCCGGTACCTCTCCTTGCTTAACGCGTTCCATTCGTTCATTTATGGTCAGCTGGTCTTCTTTCTTTTTTTC includes:
- a CDS encoding phosphatidate cytidylyltransferase is translated as MKQRIITAVIAMALFLPILIYGNLPFLFLIYAMATIALYELIKMKKLPLMTISTLLSFLMLWVLLIPDEFDSFFSMIQYDKMDLFIIGAFLLLIVTVISKNAFTYDDAAFLLLSVLYIGISFYYFYHTRAGEAGLATILFVLVTIWVTDSGAYFVGRSLGKRKLWPEISPNKTVEGFFGGITCAIIASILFYFFNVLDYNIGKMIIVALLIAVFGQLGDLVQSAYKRHYGVKDAGNILPGHGGILDRFDSLLFVLPILHFFIF
- a CDS encoding isoprenyl transferase — its product is MFRWKKEKKKEDQLTINERMERVKQGEVPEHIAIIMDGNGRWAKKRALPRIAGHHEGMKTVRRTTKLANELGVKVLTVYAFSTENWKRPKDEVDYLLRLPEEFLGTFLPELIEENVRVQIMGDQKRLPLHTVKAVSTALEKTKDNDGLVLNFALNYGSRAEILEGIKQAAKDIEDGKLTAEDLSEDRFSSYLMTSGMKDPDLLIRTSGEIRLSNFMLWQLAYTEFYFTDVLWPDFDADHFIDALEVFQGRSRRFGGV